From the genome of Neomonachus schauinslandi chromosome 1, ASM220157v2, whole genome shotgun sequence:
AAACGTGTAAAATGGAGTCACTGCAGGATGTGGGGGTGGAGGACAGGGCACAGTGGCCCAGCCTGGGAGGGTGGTAAGAACCCTGAccagtgggagaggcaggtggcTGGGTATTGGGGCCTAGGACTGAGGTGAGCATCAGGACTGGAGATTCAGGGACAGAATGCATGGTGACCACCGACTGGCCTCCTCCTGCGTGCCTGGCGCTATTCTACACCTGTTATTACAGCTGCCCAGGGAGGGTGGTGGTGcatcccatttcccagatgaggaagctaaggctGGTGACACTAAGTAAGTCCTCTAAATTTAGGTCTACCTAACTTTAAAACCGGGTATTCTGGCACCCTGCAAAGTGAGAGGCAGGTGTCAGGGTAGAGCTCAAAGTGGAGAGGTCTAAAGGCCCTTGACAATCtccccaggacaccaggatcctCTGACCCTGGAGGAAGGTGCTGACCGGTATCCAGCAGCAAGCTCGAGATGGTCAGGTTCCCGTGGGACACGGTGTAGTGCAGGGCTGTGTTCCCGTTGCCATCTGCCAGGTTCACCACGTGCGCCAGGAGCTCAGGTCCCAGGCGCGCCAccgctcccaggaccccagccacGGGCTCCGCCTGAGAGCGCCGCTGGCTGGACACTCGAAACCACTCCTGGGCCACTAGGCGCGCCGCGCCCTGCCGGGACCGGAGGAAAGACGTCAGAGATGGTCCGGATTGTGGTGGCAGGGAGGGCGTGGGGGCGGGGCTAGGAATCGAGGCGGGGGAGGATGGTCGCTGCTTGTCTGAGGGGGTCCGTGGGCCGCACCCTTTTGCAGGAGGGAGTACAGCCAGTGCGGGTCTCAGGCTCAAGCCAGCGGGGGTCCTCCCCTCTGGGAAAGAGCCTGTGGGAGAACCCAGAGTGGAGGAAGGCGGTGAGCGCTTGCCTTTGCGGAGTatgggggtgggcctggggcTTGGGGCGCACCCTTTTGGGGGAAACAGGGAAAACTTCAGCGCTCTCCCTGGGCGGAGATCCCTTTGGAGAGCCTGAGATCAGTGGAGGTCTAAGCGCCAAGGGGTGGAACTTGGGACCGCCCCCCCCAACTCTACGAAATCCGATGGGCTTCCCCTAGAGGGCGTCAGGGGAGGTCCCCGATGGGGCCCGCGACTCCATGTGTGAAGGGCTCTCGCTGGCACTCACGCCATCGCGGGCGATTCCGCGGGGCCGGCTCAGCTGCCGCTGCAGCGCTGCGCACGCCTCCTTCAAACGCGGGCTCAGCTCGCACCTATCAAGGTGGCCGGGAGAGGCTCAGGaggctctggggggggggggtgcgcgcAGGACAGGAAAGAAAGCCCCCGTCCCCACTCCGTGACCGTAACGCCGCTCACCTCCCCTGCGCACGAGGCTGAGGTTCTGCCTCTGGCTCCGGCTGGGGCTCCGGCtggggctcgggctcgggctcgggtTCGGGTTCGGGTTCGGGCTCGGGCTCCGGTTCAGGCTCGGGGTCCAGGGCATCCTTGCCACTGTCGTCCCCGACATCCCTGCCGCTGCCATACCCGGACGAGCTGCTCCTTGGAGGCTCAGGAGCACCGTCCTCGCTGCCGCTGTCGCTGTCACTGTCGCTGTCGTCCTCGCTGGATGAGCTCTCGTacctgggggcagggtgggaggcgGCCGCTGAGCCTCCCCTGTGGGCTCATTCTTGCGTCCTGCGAGGTGGGAGTGTctgtccccactttacagaagaagaaataggcTTTCCAAGACCACACTGCGAgtcaggggcagagccaggattcaaaccccagTCTATGTCCCTGCAGATGCTGCCATGGGGAGGGGTAAAGTGCTCACTCTCCGTTGAGGACCCCAACAAACTGCAGGCTCTTGGGTCCTGGACTGGGCTGGGCTCCAGGTGTACCATCTCTCCTCTTCATGATGGATTTGAGGATGCCTGGCGGGTCAGATGAGGGTACTGAGTTCGAATCCAGAAGCCATCAAGCCAGGGCTTAGGCAGGGGTTGAGACTCACCCGCAGGCGCCACGGCTCTGTCCCCATCCGTGGGTCCCGACGGGTTCTCCTGACTCAGGCTAGGGGCCTCGGCGAGGGTTTCGGTCTGTGTGGCCTTTGCGGCACAACCCCACGGGGTCTGGGTGGCAGCCTCGCGCGGCTGGGGCTGGGCCGCCGCAGCTGCCTCCTCCTCGGCAGCCTCGCGGGCCTCCTCCAGCTGGCGCAGCCGGCAGCGCAGGAGCTCGCTCACCCCGCGCTGCTGCTCCAGGCTGGCGCGGAGCAGCTCCAGCTCGCGCTCGGCGGCCTCGGGCAACCCCAGCAGCGCCTCGGTCACCCACGCGTCCGACTCGAGGGTCTCGGGGGCCGCGTCTACGCTGGCCTCCCGGGTGTCCGGCACCGCCTGGGCCCTAGCGTCTTGGGTCTCGGGCACCGCCTGGACGCCAGCCTCCCGCGTCTGCGGCGCCCCGTCGGGGGTCCCGGTTGCGTCGGGGACCTCGAGTGCGCCCTCACTGCGCCTAGAAGCCGGCCCGTCGGGGCCATCGGCCCAGGGACTGGCCCTGGAGCGAACGCCGCGCTCGGAGGTGGCGAGGCGCTCGGTGAGGCGCCGCAGCTGGGTTAGCTTGTCGGGGCGCGCCTCAGCCTCCCCGTCGGGCTCCGGCTGCCAGCGTCCAGCCAACAGCCGCGCCTTCTCCGCACGCAGCGCGCGCACCTGCTCCTGCAGTTCGGGCAGCGCGCGCGCCTGGTCCTCGAGCTCGCGCAGGCGCCGCAGAGCCGCGGCCATCTGCTCGCGCACCAGCTGCAATTGCGCGGGACCGGGAGAGGCGGGGGCGGGGTtggaggcggggctgggggcggggctgcTGCGGCCAGATCCCCGCGGGCTGCGCGGGATGGCGCGGGCGGGGCTGGGCGCGCGCTCGTGCGCCTGCGCCAGCTCCAGCCGCCGGCTGGTTTCCAGGAGCGTGTGCTCGACGCGCGGGTTACGGACGGGTACGCACGGCGACAGCGGCGGCAGCAGGAGCCCCGAGGGCGCGCCCGGGGAGAGTGCGCCCGATGCTCCCCCATCGTCACTGGCCAGGGATTCGCTGGAGGTCCAGGCGCCTGGGCTTCGCGCGCCAGCGAGGCCCGCCCGGGGTACACGGGGGCGGCGCGGAGGCGGGGGGCCCGGGGCGCGGCGGGGGGCGGGACCGCGCTCCAGCTCCTCCACGTACTTGAGGAAGTCCAGGTCCAGGTGGAAGCCATACGGCGTCTCCACTGAGTAGGGCGAGCTCGGGCTGCGGGCGCCCGCGGTGGGGCCGGGGCCCAGGCGAGGGCCGCCCAGGTCTGCAGGCATGATGGGGTGTTATGGGCGtcaggctgggagagggggacGACCCGGGAGAAACTGGACAGATAGAGCTCGTCCCCCACCGCCCCAAGACAGTCCTGCAGGGCTCCACCTGCAGCAAACCCTGTACACATGCCGTTGCGCACATGCATGCCCGAGGACCAAATGCCTATCTGCACCAAACAGTCAAGCAATCCCAcccacctactatgtgccaagcacttttcTAGGCGCTGGGGACACatcagtgaacaagacagacaaaccCCTGTCCTCTTATAGGAGACAAATAAACATGATCATTCCAAATGATGCTTAgggctaataataataacagatgaaatacaaaataactgGAGAAGGTGTGTGATTTTGGCTCTAGTTGTCAGGGCAGGTTTCCTGTGGAAGGGACTTAAAAGCCGAGCACTGAAATGACGAGGAGGAAGCAGTTGGGGACAGAAGGTTCCTGAAGG
Proteins encoded in this window:
- the KANK3 gene encoding KN motif and ankyrin repeat domain-containing protein 3 codes for the protein MAKFALNQNLPDLGGPRLGPGPTAGARSPSSPYSVETPYGFHLDLDFLKYVEELERGPAPRRAPGPPPPRRPRVPRAGLAGARSPGAWTSSESLASDDGGASGALSPGAPSGLLLPPLSPCVPVRNPRVEHTLLETSRRLELAQAHERAPSPARAIPRSPRGSGRSSPAPSPASNPAPASPGPAQLQLVREQMAAALRRLRELEDQARALPELQEQVRALRAEKARLLAGRWQPEPDGEAEARPDKLTQLRRLTERLATSERGVRSRASPWADGPDGPASRRSEGALEVPDATGTPDGAPQTREAGVQAVPETQDARAQAVPDTREASVDAAPETLESDAWVTEALLGLPEAAERELELLRASLEQQRGVSELLRCRLRQLEEAREAAEEEAAAAAQPQPREAATQTPWGCAAKATQTETLAEAPSLSQENPSGPTDGDRAVAPAGILKSIMKRRDGTPGAQPSPGPKSLQFVGVLNGEYESSSSEDDSDSDSDSGSEDGAPEPPRSSSSGYGSGRDVGDDSGKDALDPEPEPEPEPEPEPEPEPEPEPQPEPQPEPEAEPQPRAQGRCELSPRLKEACAALQRQLSRPRGIARDGGAARLVAQEWFRVSSQRRSQAEPVAGVLGAVARLGPELLAHVVNLADGNGNTALHYTVSHGNLTISSLLLDTGVCEVDHQNRAGYSALMLAALTSVGREEDIAVVQRLFHMGNVNAKASQTGQTALMLAVSHGRQDMVAALLACGADVNAQDVDGATALMCASEYGRLDTVRLLLAQPGCDPALLDNEGTSALAIALEAEQDEVAALLHAHLSSGQPDPPPALQPPMAVPGEGECSDHREDPQPQ